A window of Bos taurus isolate L1 Dominette 01449 registration number 42190680 breed Hereford chromosome 19, ARS-UCD2.0, whole genome shotgun sequence contains these coding sequences:
- the SPPL2C gene encoding signal peptide peptidase-like 2C → MACLGFLLFFLLLFLLASTTAQGEYGVVHVVSDNWSKDYCILFRSDYVTLPRDLQHAPLLPLHDGTGASWCPGQDSSHQAHPDGSASQRPLHRTTAMVMRGNCSFYDKGWLAQGRGAHGLLIVSRVSDQQCSDITPAAQNPHKPLPDLTIPVAVLRYTDMLDILSHTHGGNRVHVALYAPPEPILDYNMVVIFLLAVGTVAVGGYWAGVTEADRLQRRRARGGGGPGGHPPQRALAARRGPEEDDEDSPVDFTPAMTGAVVTMSCSIMLLLYFFYDCFVYIMIAIFGLGAGTGLYSCLVPVVRHLPVWQDQWLLPGRRACLQLPLLLLAGLCLVVTVLWVAYRNEDRWAWLLQDTLGVAYCLFVLRRMRLPTLKSCASFLLALLVFDVFFVFITPLLTRTGESIMVGVASGPADSLSHERLPMVLKVPRLSFSALTLCDQPFSILGFGDIVVPGFLVAYCHRFDVQIHSRQVYFVACTAAYAVGLLVTFFAMALMQMGQPALLYLVSSTLLTSLAVAACRQELTLFWTGQVRGKALTRPVPGLCGAPSVGSEQKQEHAADIHRAFELEGATISTLARDLDSSLGEGTAETVTISEDGAASPEGHSDSSEGWSDANLEPDDLSSTPSGVSEELLPLMPMAMLIPLRPPPSELGHIQAQAQAQAHEANLSWTGFHKRKGLKVKKSMLTQDPL, encoded by the coding sequence ATGGCGTGCCTGggtttcctcctctttttcctcctcctcttcctcctggccAGCACCACAGCCCAGGGGGAGTACGGCGTGGTCCACGTGGTGTCGGACAACTGGAGCAAGGACTACTGCATCCTCTTCCGCTCCGACTATGTCACCCTGCCCCGGGACCTGCAGCACGCCCCACTCCTGCCCCTGCACGATGGCACGGGCGCATCCTGGTGCCCAGGCCAGGACTCCTCCCACCAGGCCCACCCGGACGGCTCCGCCAGCCAGCGGCCCCTCCACCGGACCACCGCCATGGTCATGAGAGGCAACTGCAGCTTCTACGACAAGGGCTGGCTGGCTCAGGGCCGAGGCGCCCACGGGTTGCTCATCGTGAGCCGGGTCAGCGACCAACAGTGCTCAGACATCACCCCGGCGGCCCAGAACCCCCACAAGCCCCTCCCAGACCTCACCATCCCCGTGGCTGTGCTCCGCTACACAGACATGCTAGACATCCTCAGCCACACCCACGGGGGCAACAGGGTCCACGTGGCCTTGTACGCCCCCCCAGAGCCCATCCTCGACTACAACATGGTGGTCATCTTCCTCCTAGCCGTGGGCACCGTGGCCGTGGGCGGCTACTGGGCCGGCGTGACTGAGGCTGACCGGCTGCAGCGGCGCCGGGCACGAGGGGGCGGGGGGCCCGGCGGTCACCCTCCACAGAGAGCCCTGGCGGCCCGGCGGGGGCCCGAAGAAGACGACGAGGACTCGCCGGTGGACTTCACGCCGGCCATGACGGGCGCGGTGGTCACCATGTCCTGCTCCATCATGCTTCTGCTCTACTTCTTCTACGACTGCTTTGTCTACATCATGATCGCCATCTTCGGGCTGGGCGCGGGCACCGGCCTCTACAGCTGCCTGGTGCCCGTGGTGCGCCACCTGCCCGTGTGGCAGGACCAGTGGCTCCTGCCCGGCCGCCGGGCCTGTCTGCagctgcccctgctgctgctggctgGCCTGTGCCTGGTGGTGACGGTCCTCTGGGTCGCCTATCGGAACGAGGACCGCTGGGCGTGGCTGCTGCAGGACACGCTGGGCGTGGCCTACTGCCTCTTCGTCCTACGGCGCATGCGCCTGCCCACCCTCAAGAGCTGCGCCTCCTTCCTGCTGGCCCTGCTAGTCTTTGACGTCTTCTTCGTATTCATCACACCCCTCCTCACCAGGACCGGCGAGAGCATCATGGTTGGCGTGGCCTCGGGCCCGGCAGATTCCTTGAGCCATGAGAGGCTGCCCATGGTCCTCAAGGTGCCCCGGCTGAGCTTCTCGGCCTTGACCCTGTGTGACCAGCCCTTCTCCATCCTCGGCTTCGGTGACATCGTGGTCCCCGGCTTCCTGGTGGCCTATTGTCACCGCTTTGATGTGCAGATCCACTCGCGGCAGGTCTACTTCGTGGCCTGCACAGCAGCCTATGCTGTGGGCCTGCTGGTCACCTTCTTCGCCATGGCTCTCATGCAGATGGGCCAGCCTGCCCTGCTCTACCTGGTGTCCAGCACCCTGCTCACCAGCCTGGCCGTGGCCGCCTGCCGCCAAGAGCTCACCCTCTTCTGGACAGGCCAGGTTAGAGGCAAGGCCCTCACCCGGCCTGTGCCAGGGCTCTGCGGTGCCCCTTCAGTTGGTTCTGAGCAGAAGCAGGAGCATGCAGCAGACATCCACAGAGCCTTCGAGCTTGAGGGGGCCACCATCTCCACCCTGGCAAGAGACTTAGATAGCAGCCTTGGGGAGGGCACGGCTGAGACTGTCACCATATCTGAGGATGGAGCCGCCAGTCCAGAAGGCCACAGTGACAGCTCCGAGGGCTGGAGCGATGCCAACCTGGAGCCCGATGACCTGTCGAGTACCCCTTCTGGGGTCTCAGAGGAGCTCTTACCACTGATGCCAATGGCCATGCTGATACCGCTCAGGCCGCCACCCTCAGAGCTGGGCCATatccaggcccaggcccaggcccaggcccatgAGGCTAACCTGTCCTGGACAGGCTTCCACAAGAGGAAGGGCCTTAAGGTAAAGAAGAGCATGTTGACCCAAGATCCCTTGTGA